One genomic region from Clostridiaceae bacterium encodes:
- a CDS encoding PolC-type DNA polymerase III: MSTSGEIFNILNNIDINTVNIYKNSDLLEICASTGEIIEFSTICNIEDRLAEKLGFNNVRVKLRFNVNSSLQEIVERFKDGILFNVNHRVAVSRGILDNSSWEVHDNRLFIKLRGKGSEILESLGCNRLIEELIRDSFSYNVKVKFVDSSDTETMVNEYINLVKKEESRALNEISTNNNGLKKDSKNSNGEKTPTEIILGKDFKDDIVKMQEVNSNSGRVAICGDIFSVEFKELRGGRYLCTFDITDRTSSLTVKCFADKDKLGILQEKIKENKRVKVRGEVQYDKFSREICIFAYDIIETEKNIKEDKAEEKRVELHMHTQMSALDAVTPVKDLISRASAWGHKAVAITDHGVVQAYPDAYEAAKKNNIKVIYGIECYIVNDQMSIVSNPRDYLLDDAFVVFDIETTGLNAVNDKIIEIAAVMIKEGEIIDTFQSLINPDINISEFITRLTGISNDMVKDSPGIAEVLKNFLDFVGDLPVVAHNAPFDTGFIINKAKEIGRPFTNPIIDTLQLCRCLFPELERHKLDIVAKHLGISLDNHHRALDDATATAHIFIKCLNILKDRGLTTIKDIQRAFSSNTNYTKTSSYHAVILAKNQTGLKNLYKLVSVSHLKYFYKRPLIPKSVLSSHREGLILGSACEAGELYSAIVNNKGEEEISEIVKYYDYLEIQPLGNNEFLIANQKVKNFEELKNINRKIVELGKKHDKPVVATCDVHFMDPEDEVFRRILMAGQGYEDADRQAPLYFRTTDEMLKEFSYLGEEEAYNVVVGNTNKIADMIDVLAPVPEGTFPPKMEGAADEIKIMAEERAKEIYGYPLPEIVEQRLEKELNSIIKNGFSVMYLIAQKLVAKSLSDGYLVGSRGSVGSSFVAYMVGITEVNSLQPHYVCPRCKYSEFITDGSYECGFDLPDKECPRCGQQLKKDGYDIPFETFLGFDGDKEPDIDLNFSGKYQPVAHKYVEELFGKGHVFRAGTIATVAEKTAYGFVKNYLEERGIAVTNAEMNRLIKGCTGIKRTTGQHPGGIMIVPNDKEIYDFSPIQRPADDTSSNVITTHFDYHFLHGSILKLDILGHDDPTVIRMLEDLTGVKAQTIPIGEKATMSIFSSTEALGIKPEDINSEVGTFGIPEFGTKFVRQMLVDTKPKTFSELIRISGLSHGTDVWLNNAQDIIREGIATLSECICCRDDIMLFLIHSGLPSKTAFKIMEDVRKGKGLKEEYVEIMKEKGVPQWYIDSCNKIKYMFPKAHAAAYVMMAFRIAWFKVYYPEAFYATYFTVRADDFDAELMAYGQDKVKNAINELEKKGNEMTQKEKNVLTILEVVNEMYARGIKFLPVHLYKSDATEFRIYPDGIRPPLTALQGLGSAAAQNICEARMNGEFLSKEDLRTRAKLSKTVIEILEQHGCLEDLPESNQLSWI; this comes from the coding sequence ATGAGTACTTCAGGAGAAATATTTAACATTCTAAACAACATAGACATAAATACAGTTAATATATATAAAAATTCAGATCTTCTTGAGATTTGTGCTTCGACAGGTGAAATAATCGAGTTTTCTACAATATGCAATATAGAAGATAGACTTGCTGAAAAACTTGGATTTAATAATGTCAGAGTGAAACTTAGATTTAATGTAAATTCTTCCCTTCAGGAGATAGTGGAAAGATTTAAAGACGGCATATTGTTTAATGTTAATCACAGGGTTGCGGTCAGCAGGGGGATCCTTGACAACTCTTCCTGGGAAGTCCATGATAACAGATTGTTTATAAAGCTAAGGGGGAAAGGCAGCGAAATACTGGAATCCCTCGGCTGTAACAGGTTAATTGAAGAACTTATCAGAGATTCATTTTCATATAACGTAAAAGTAAAATTTGTTGACTCAAGTGACACAGAAACCATGGTTAATGAGTATATTAATCTGGTTAAAAAAGAAGAATCCCGCGCATTAAATGAGATTTCAACCAATAATAATGGATTAAAGAAAGATTCCAAGAACTCGAATGGTGAAAAGACACCAACAGAAATCATATTGGGTAAGGATTTCAAGGATGATATTGTAAAAATGCAGGAAGTAAACTCTAACTCCGGCAGAGTTGCAATATGTGGAGACATATTCTCAGTAGAATTCAAGGAACTGCGGGGAGGAAGGTATCTGTGCACCTTTGATATTACTGATAGGACAAGCTCTCTGACTGTCAAATGTTTTGCAGACAAGGACAAACTTGGAATATTACAGGAAAAGATTAAAGAAAATAAACGGGTGAAAGTTCGGGGAGAAGTTCAGTATGATAAATTTTCAAGAGAAATATGTATTTTTGCCTATGACATAATAGAGACAGAAAAAAATATAAAAGAAGATAAAGCTGAAGAAAAAAGAGTGGAACTTCACATGCATACCCAGATGAGCGCTCTGGACGCTGTAACTCCTGTTAAAGATTTGATATCCAGAGCTTCGGCATGGGGACACAAAGCTGTTGCAATTACGGATCATGGTGTGGTACAAGCATATCCTGATGCATATGAAGCTGCAAAAAAGAATAATATAAAAGTTATTTATGGAATCGAATGTTACATAGTAAATGATCAAATGTCCATTGTATCAAATCCAAGGGATTATTTGCTTGACGATGCTTTTGTAGTGTTTGACATAGAGACAACAGGCTTAAATGCCGTAAATGACAAGATTATTGAGATTGCAGCAGTTATGATAAAAGAAGGGGAGATAATTGATACTTTTCAGTCATTAATAAATCCTGATATTAATATTTCAGAGTTTATTACTAGGTTAACCGGTATATCAAATGATATGGTTAAAGATTCTCCAGGAATTGCTGAAGTCTTGAAAAATTTCCTGGACTTTGTTGGAGATTTGCCGGTTGTTGCGCATAATGCACCTTTTGATACAGGTTTTATTATAAATAAGGCTAAAGAAATTGGGAGACCTTTTACTAATCCTATAATTGATACTCTCCAGCTTTGCCGCTGTTTGTTCCCGGAATTGGAAAGGCATAAACTTGATATTGTTGCAAAACATTTAGGTATTTCTTTAGATAACCATCACAGAGCTCTGGATGATGCTACCGCAACCGCCCATATTTTTATAAAATGCCTGAATATTCTAAAAGACAGGGGATTAACCACTATTAAAGATATTCAGAGGGCATTTTCCAGCAATACTAATTATACGAAAACTTCTTCCTACCATGCTGTAATACTTGCGAAAAATCAAACAGGGCTTAAAAATCTGTATAAGCTGGTTTCTGTATCGCATTTAAAGTATTTTTATAAAAGACCTCTTATACCCAAAAGCGTTTTAAGCTCACACAGGGAAGGGCTGATTTTGGGGAGTGCATGTGAGGCTGGAGAATTATACTCTGCAATTGTAAATAATAAAGGTGAGGAAGAAATAAGTGAGATTGTAAAGTACTATGATTATTTGGAAATCCAGCCTCTTGGGAATAATGAATTTTTAATTGCAAATCAGAAGGTTAAAAACTTTGAAGAGCTTAAGAATATAAATAGAAAAATTGTAGAACTTGGAAAAAAACATGACAAACCTGTCGTTGCAACCTGTGATGTGCATTTTATGGACCCTGAAGATGAAGTTTTCAGAAGGATATTGATGGCCGGTCAGGGCTATGAAGATGCTGACAGGCAGGCTCCCCTTTATTTCAGAACTACTGATGAAATGTTGAAAGAGTTCTCCTATTTGGGAGAGGAAGAAGCCTACAATGTAGTTGTTGGAAATACTAATAAAATAGCAGATATGATAGATGTTCTTGCACCGGTTCCTGAAGGAACCTTTCCTCCCAAAATGGAAGGAGCAGCGGATGAAATAAAGATAATGGCTGAAGAGAGGGCAAAAGAGATTTATGGTTATCCTCTTCCTGAAATTGTTGAGCAAAGGCTGGAGAAAGAATTAAACTCAATTATAAAAAATGGATTTTCTGTAATGTACCTTATTGCCCAGAAACTGGTTGCCAAATCCTTAAGCGACGGATACCTTGTTGGTTCAAGAGGATCTGTAGGTTCATCTTTTGTAGCTTATATGGTCGGAATAACAGAGGTGAACTCTCTTCAACCTCATTATGTATGTCCCCGGTGCAAATATTCTGAATTTATTACCGACGGAAGCTATGAATGCGGCTTTGACCTACCAGACAAGGAATGTCCCCGTTGCGGTCAACAATTAAAAAAGGACGGATATGATATACCTTTTGAGACTTTCCTGGGTTTTGACGGAGACAAGGAACCTGATATAGACTTAAACTTTTCAGGTAAATATCAGCCAGTTGCCCATAAATATGTTGAGGAACTTTTCGGAAAAGGTCATGTATTCCGGGCAGGTACAATTGCTACTGTGGCTGAAAAAACAGCCTATGGTTTCGTGAAGAATTATCTTGAAGAAAGAGGTATTGCAGTTACAAATGCTGAAATGAACCGTTTGATTAAAGGATGCACAGGGATAAAGAGGACAACCGGTCAACATCCTGGTGGTATAATGATAGTGCCAAATGATAAGGAAATATATGATTTTTCTCCTATTCAGCGACCGGCAGACGATACAAGCTCCAATGTCATAACCACCCATTTTGATTACCATTTTTTACATGGCAGCATTTTGAAACTTGATATTCTCGGTCACGATGATCCCACGGTAATCAGGATGCTGGAGGATTTAACCGGTGTTAAAGCACAGACAATCCCCATTGGTGAAAAAGCTACAATGAGTATTTTTAGCAGCACGGAGGCTTTGGGAATAAAGCCTGAGGATATTAACAGCGAAGTTGGGACTTTTGGCATACCAGAGTTTGGTACTAAGTTTGTTAGACAGATGCTGGTAGATACCAAACCTAAAACTTTTTCAGAACTAATCAGAATTTCCGGCCTGTCCCATGGTACTGATGTGTGGCTGAATAATGCGCAGGATATAATAAGAGAAGGCATAGCAACACTTTCTGAATGTATCTGCTGCAGGGACGACATTATGCTGTTTCTTATACATTCAGGGCTTCCTTCCAAAACTGCTTTCAAAATAATGGAGGATGTAAGAAAAGGCAAGGGACTCAAGGAAGAGTATGTAGAAATTATGAAGGAAAAAGGTGTACCCCAGTGGTATATTGACTCCTGTAATAAGATTAAGTATATGTTTCCCAAAGCCCATGCAGCAGCCTATGTTATGATGGCTTTCAGAATAGCATGGTTTAAAGTTTATTATCCTGAAGCATTTTATGCTACATATTTTACAGTAAGAGCTGATGATTTTGATGCTGAATTAATGGCTTACGGACAGGATAAAGTTAAAAACGCCATAAATGAACTTGAGAAAAAAGGTAATGAAATGACCCAGAAAGAGAAAAATGTACTTACTATTCTGGAAGTAGTTAATGAAATGTACGCAAGGGGAATTAAATTTTTACCTGTACATCTGTATAAGTCTGATGCTACAGAATTTAGAATCTACCCTGATGGAATAAGGCCACCTTTAACAGCATTACAGGGCTTAGGGTCGGCAGCTGCACAAAATATATGTGAAGCAAGGATGAATGGCGAATTTCTTTCAAAAGAGGACTTGAGAACGCGGGCTAAATTAAGCAAAACAGTTATTGAAATTTTGGAACAGCATGGATGCCTTGAAGATCTGCCGGAAAGTAATCAGTTGAGTTGGATCTGA
- a CDS encoding glycosyltransferase family 2 protein, producing the protein MYISAIIPAYNEEKTISAVIKTLKKVKDVQEIIVVSDGSEDNTVGIAKECGAMVINCKENKGKAEAIREGLKVAKGDIIVLLDADLVGLSPEHVNKMIKPVIDNEVEMTIGIFDSGRFSTDLAQKIAPHLSGQRALKRYILDDIFSTEITGYGIEIAMTEFIEQKNIKVMEVLLEEVTHIMKEEKLGLAKGFCLRMKMYWQILRVYGRLRLAKR; encoded by the coding sequence ATGTATATTAGTGCAATTATACCTGCATATAATGAGGAAAAAACCATTTCAGCAGTCATTAAAACCTTAAAAAAAGTAAAAGATGTCCAGGAAATTATTGTTGTTAGTGACGGTTCTGAGGACAATACAGTAGGTATAGCCAAAGAATGTGGCGCAATGGTAATAAATTGTAAAGAGAACAAAGGAAAAGCTGAGGCAATCAGGGAAGGACTTAAAGTTGCAAAAGGCGATATAATAGTTCTTCTTGATGCAGATTTGGTAGGGTTGAGTCCGGAACATGTAAATAAGATGATAAAACCGGTTATTGATAATGAGGTTGAGATGACAATTGGTATATTTGACAGTGGAAGATTTTCAACTGATCTTGCTCAGAAGATTGCTCCTCATTTATCAGGACAAAGAGCCCTCAAGAGGTATATACTGGATGATATTTTCAGTACAGAAATAACTGGATATGGGATAGAAATAGCAATGACAGAATTTATAGAGCAGAAAAATATAAAAGTGATGGAAGTTTTACTGGAAGAGGTAACACATATTATGAAAGAAGAGAAACTAGGACTGGCAAAAGGTTTTTGCCTCAGGATGAAAATGTATTGGCAGATATTAAGGGTATATGGGAGGTTGAGGTTGGCTAAAAGATAA
- the ispG gene encoding flavodoxin-dependent (E)-4-hydroxy-3-methylbut-2-enyl-diphosphate synthase, translating into MKNCCKRKLTKKIRVGNIYIGGDAPITVQSMTNTDTRDAESTINQIKRLQDAGCDIVRVAVPDEEAANAIKKIKKAISIPLIADIHFDYRLAIASMKNGADKIRINPGNIGGRDKVLEVVKVAKERDIPIRIGVNSGSIEKHILEKYGKITPEGMVESALEHSRIFEDLNFDNIIFSIKASSVLMTIKAYRLIAEKTHYPLHIGITEAGTIYMGTIKSAIGIGSLLAEGIGDTLRVSLTDDPVEEVKVGIDILRTLEIRDQGLNIISCPTCGRCQIDLIKITREVEDKLANINKNIKVAVMGCAVNGPGEAKEADIGIASGKGEALLFKKGKIVRKIPQDEIVQELIKEVEKL; encoded by the coding sequence GTGAAGAACTGCTGTAAAAGAAAGCTTACTAAAAAAATAAGGGTGGGAAATATTTATATAGGTGGAGATGCCCCTATCACTGTGCAATCTATGACCAATACGGATACCCGTGATGCAGAGTCTACAATTAACCAAATAAAAAGACTCCAGGATGCAGGTTGTGATATAGTAAGAGTAGCAGTTCCTGATGAAGAAGCTGCCAATGCAATTAAGAAAATAAAAAAGGCAATTTCCATACCACTTATAGCAGACATACATTTTGACTACCGGCTTGCCATAGCAAGTATGAAAAATGGTGCTGATAAAATTAGGATTAACCCCGGAAATATCGGTGGAAGAGACAAAGTTTTAGAAGTTGTAAAAGTTGCAAAAGAAAGGGATATTCCAATTCGTATAGGTGTAAATTCAGGGTCCATTGAAAAACATATTTTGGAGAAATATGGGAAAATTACTCCTGAGGGTATGGTGGAAAGTGCATTGGAACATTCCAGAATCTTTGAAGACTTAAACTTTGATAATATTATATTTTCTATTAAGGCTTCCAGTGTTCTCATGACAATTAAAGCCTACAGATTAATAGCAGAGAAAACACATTATCCTCTTCATATTGGAATAACTGAAGCAGGTACCATATATATGGGAACGATAAAATCAGCAATAGGTATTGGCTCTCTTCTGGCTGAAGGGATCGGAGATACTTTAAGAGTGTCTCTGACAGATGATCCTGTGGAAGAGGTGAAGGTTGGCATAGATATATTAAGAACTCTCGAAATAAGGGATCAAGGCCTTAATATTATTTCCTGCCCTACATGCGGAAGATGCCAGATTGATTTAATTAAGATTACAAGGGAAGTTGAGGACAAGCTGGCTAATATTAATAAAAATATCAAGGTTGCCGTTATGGGCTGCGCAGTAAACGGGCCCGGTGAGGCAAAAGAGGCAGATATTGGGATTGCAAGCGGGAAAGGAGAAGCCTTGTTATTTAAAAAAGGTAAAATTGTAAGGAAAATTCCTCAGGATGAAATTGTCCAGGAATTGATAAAAGAGGTTGAAAAGCTTTAG
- the rseP gene encoding RIP metalloprotease RseP — protein sequence MQTIVAILTLSFLIIIHEFGHFIVAKLSDIKVLEFSLFMGPKLFSVQKGETQYSVRLIPLGGYVKMEGEEAASEDERAYNKKPLRVRASVLAAGPLMNIISAIIIIVLLSSLTGYSTTRIEVIDTTSQTYEAGIREGDEIVSFDNKRVFHPADIYLFLFGTKGKPAEIEVIRNGEKKTFTVYPEVIPKNRFIIGFTPKKSFGEESNIIGNIDPESPGYKAGLRQGDKIVKLNDTPVDNNREIREFMNRNSGQTVKVTVDRDGQELQFETVPITDLNEEQYDIGIYFARAKGNFIETIRYSFRYAYSVARNVMYSIIWLITGRVSLSQLSGPIGIVGVIGDVVEQSPTFFDKFIGVFSLASFISINLGLVNLVPFPALDGSKLLLLAVEGIRKKPIPPEKEAFISFIGFIFLIILMIFSTYNDILRRVTGG from the coding sequence ATGCAAACAATAGTAGCTATACTGACTCTTAGCTTTTTGATAATAATACATGAATTTGGACATTTTATTGTTGCAAAACTTTCTGATATAAAAGTACTGGAATTTTCACTTTTTATGGGACCAAAGTTGTTCAGTGTACAAAAAGGAGAAACTCAGTATTCTGTGAGGCTTATTCCCCTCGGAGGATATGTAAAAATGGAAGGAGAAGAAGCAGCTTCTGAAGATGAAAGAGCTTATAACAAAAAACCTCTGAGAGTAAGAGCCTCAGTACTGGCGGCGGGACCTCTCATGAATATAATTTCAGCTATAATAATAATCGTTTTATTAAGCTCTCTTACCGGCTATAGTACTACCAGGATTGAGGTTATTGATACTACATCCCAGACATATGAAGCCGGAATAAGGGAAGGGGATGAAATAGTTAGTTTTGATAATAAAAGAGTATTTCATCCTGCCGATATTTATCTCTTTCTGTTTGGCACAAAAGGAAAACCTGCTGAGATCGAAGTAATACGAAATGGAGAAAAGAAAACTTTTACGGTATATCCTGAGGTTATACCTAAAAATAGATTTATTATCGGATTTACCCCAAAAAAATCCTTCGGAGAGGAATCAAATATTATAGGAAATATTGATCCTGAATCTCCAGGCTATAAAGCCGGACTTAGACAGGGAGACAAGATTGTAAAGCTGAACGACACTCCTGTTGACAATAACAGGGAAATAAGGGAATTTATGAACAGAAACTCAGGCCAGACAGTAAAAGTTACTGTAGACCGTGATGGTCAGGAGCTTCAGTTTGAAACAGTTCCCATAACAGATTTAAATGAGGAGCAATATGATATAGGAATTTATTTTGCAAGAGCTAAAGGAAATTTTATTGAAACAATAAGATACTCATTCAGGTATGCCTATTCGGTAGCGCGCAATGTAATGTATTCAATTATCTGGTTGATTACCGGAAGAGTGTCTTTGTCACAATTGTCAGGACCCATTGGAATAGTAGGAGTTATCGGAGATGTAGTGGAGCAAAGTCCAACTTTTTTTGATAAATTCATCGGAGTATTTAGCCTGGCCTCATTTATCAGTATTAATCTTGGACTTGTAAATCTTGTACCATTTCCGGCTCTGGACGGAAGTAAATTACTTTTACTTGCTGTGGAGGGTATAAGAAAGAAACCTATTCCGCCTGAAAAAGAAGCCTTTATTTCTTTTATAGGATTTATATTTTTAATAATACTTATGATTTTTTCAACATATAACGACATATTACGTAGGGTAACCGGAGGATAG
- a CDS encoding 1-deoxy-D-xylulose-5-phosphate reductoisomerase, protein MSKLISILGSTGSVGVQTLDVIRNLGYKVIGLTANSNVELLEKQVREFKPRIVAVGEEVFTRDVKNRFESLGVEIYSGEEGLIKVATADEAEMVVASIVGIAGLVPVFEAIKKGKDIALANKEVLVAAGEIVMAEVRKRQVKILPVDSEHSAVFQCLHGNKNKEVNRIILTASGGPFRGKKASELENVSVEDALAHPNWKMGSKITIDSATLMNKGLEVIEARWLFDIQPEKIDILIHPQSIIHSMVEYIDGSVIAQLGIPDMRVPIQYALSYPSRRYNNYEKLDLLKYGKLTFEEPDYSTFSCLRLAYEALAIGGTMPAAMNGANEEAVNLFLNKKIRFGDIPRIIKKVMDSHTVNIMPDLNDIIKVDCWARNAARNACTCA, encoded by the coding sequence ATGAGTAAGCTTATTTCAATACTAGGTTCTACAGGGTCTGTAGGAGTTCAGACTCTTGACGTAATCAGGAATTTGGGATATAAAGTTATTGGTTTGACAGCTAATTCCAATGTTGAACTGCTGGAAAAACAGGTAAGGGAATTCAAGCCCAGAATTGTGGCTGTGGGAGAAGAAGTATTTACCAGAGATGTGAAAAATAGATTTGAATCATTGGGAGTAGAAATATACAGCGGAGAGGAAGGACTGATAAAAGTAGCAACTGCTGACGAAGCTGAAATGGTAGTAGCTTCTATAGTTGGCATTGCTGGACTGGTACCTGTATTCGAGGCTATAAAAAAGGGAAAAGATATTGCGCTCGCTAATAAGGAAGTACTTGTTGCTGCAGGGGAAATAGTTATGGCTGAAGTCAGAAAACGGCAGGTGAAAATTTTACCTGTGGACAGTGAACATTCAGCAGTATTTCAATGCCTTCATGGCAACAAAAACAAAGAAGTAAACAGAATAATACTTACAGCTTCCGGAGGGCCTTTCAGAGGGAAAAAAGCTTCTGAACTGGAAAATGTTTCAGTGGAAGATGCTCTGGCTCATCCTAACTGGAAAATGGGAAGCAAAATAACAATAGATTCGGCAACTCTTATGAATAAAGGCCTGGAGGTTATTGAAGCCAGATGGCTGTTTGACATTCAACCTGAAAAAATTGATATATTGATTCATCCTCAGAGTATTATACATTCAATGGTTGAATATATAGATGGATCTGTCATTGCCCAATTAGGTATTCCAGATATGAGGGTGCCAATTCAGTATGCTTTAAGTTATCCTTCCAGGAGATACAATAACTATGAGAAGTTAGACTTGCTTAAGTATGGCAAGCTTACCTTTGAAGAACCAGATTACAGTACATTTTCCTGCCTGAGGCTTGCATATGAAGCTCTGGCAATAGGAGGGACTATGCCGGCTGCCATGAATGGAGCGAATGAAGAAGCAGTAAATTTGTTTCTCAATAAGAAAATAAGATTCGGGGACATTCCCCGTATAATTAAAAAGGTTATGGATAGCCATACTGTGAATATTATGCCTGATTTGAATGATATAATAAAAGTAGATTGTTGGGCCAGAAATGCTGCAAGAAATGCTTGTACATGCGCTTAG
- a CDS encoding phosphatidate cytidylyltransferase codes for MLKTRVLSSIVGIILLIAALTNKQVFSVAIFLISLVGLSEFYNTLSKGGYKPVKIPGYVSCLPLLFISLNKNQGGLYRTITEAVGTTYLITAFFFIILVTLLLTIVFFNKKYNIVDIGLTAIGMMYIPYLLSFISLTRNLERGEFFIWLIFIGAWATDTFAYFTGITIGKTKILPEISPKKTLEGSIGGFIGGILALLVYGHLAGRSYTDIPLYHYAIMGALSGIISQLGDWVASAIKRNVKVKDYGNLIPGHGGILDRFDSILFVAPVIYFYLGLLFRL; via the coding sequence TTGTTAAAGACTAGAGTATTAAGTTCAATTGTTGGGATTATCCTGTTAATTGCTGCTTTAACTAACAAGCAGGTATTTTCGGTTGCCATTTTTCTTATATCTTTAGTTGGGCTTAGTGAGTTTTATAACACACTATCCAAAGGAGGATATAAACCTGTTAAAATTCCAGGATATGTTTCATGCTTGCCTTTACTTTTTATAAGTCTTAATAAAAACCAGGGCGGGCTCTATAGAACAATAACTGAAGCAGTAGGTACTACCTATCTGATTACTGCATTTTTCTTTATAATATTAGTTACATTACTGCTTACAATTGTATTCTTTAATAAAAAATATAACATTGTTGATATAGGGCTGACTGCTATAGGAATGATGTACATACCATATTTATTATCCTTTATTTCCCTGACAAGAAATCTTGAAAGAGGGGAATTCTTTATATGGCTTATATTTATCGGAGCCTGGGCAACAGATACTTTTGCTTATTTTACAGGCATTACAATAGGAAAAACCAAAATATTGCCGGAAATAAGTCCCAAAAAAACGCTTGAGGGCTCTATTGGAGGGTTTATAGGTGGCATTCTGGCATTACTGGTATATGGTCATTTAGCTGGCAGAAGCTATACTGACATACCATTGTACCATTATGCTATAATGGGAGCTCTAAGCGGAATTATATCACAGCTGGGTGATTGGGTAGCTTCGGCTATTAAGAGGAATGTCAAGGTAAAGGATTATGGAAATTTAATTCCAGGACATGGAGGAATACTTGACAGATTTGACAGTATACTATTTGTAGCACCCGTTATTTATTTCTATCTGGGATTATTATTCAGACTATAA
- a CDS encoding isoprenyl transferase — MNLFRKLLKRNKYIHTLNKNNLPEHIAIIMDGNGRWARKKGLSRNIGHREGSQTLRRIVEACKKIGIKYLTVYAFSTENWNRPKSEVDSLMALLLEYLQRAEKELAGDNTRIRVIGDLSRLSEEIRLQTQKVMKMTEKNTGLILNIALNYGGRAEIAQAAKEIAKEVNQGKLKPSAINEKTVADRLYTAGIPDPDLIIRTGGEERLSNFLLWQAAYSELWFTDVLWPDFSEEDLLKAIKDYQERNRRYGGI; from the coding sequence ATGAATTTATTTAGAAAACTGCTCAAAAGAAATAAATATATACATACTCTAAATAAAAATAATCTTCCTGAACATATTGCCATAATTATGGACGGGAATGGGAGATGGGCCAGAAAAAAGGGATTATCAAGAAATATAGGCCACAGGGAAGGTTCCCAGACTCTTAGAAGGATTGTGGAAGCCTGTAAAAAGATAGGTATAAAATATCTAACTGTATATGCCTTTTCCACCGAAAACTGGAATAGACCTAAAAGTGAAGTAGACTCGCTTATGGCTCTGCTTTTAGAGTATTTACAGAGAGCTGAAAAGGAATTGGCAGGGGATAATACCCGAATAAGAGTTATAGGGGATTTGTCAAGATTATCTGAAGAAATTAGATTACAAACCCAAAAAGTAATGAAAATGACAGAAAAAAACACAGGCTTAATTTTAAATATAGCTTTAAATTATGGGGGCAGGGCTGAAATAGCCCAGGCGGCAAAAGAAATCGCCAAGGAAGTTAATCAGGGCAAGTTAAAGCCGAGTGCAATAAATGAGAAGACTGTAGCTGACAGGTTATATACTGCAGGTATACCCGATCCTGATCTTATAATAAGAACAGGCGGAGAAGAAAGGCTTAGTAATTTTCTCCTTTGGCAGGCAGCATACTCAGAACTTTGGTTTACTGATGTGCTATGGCCGGACTTTAGCGAGGAGGATTTGCTGAAAGCCATAAAGGATTATCAAGAAAGAAATAGAAGGTACGGGGGAATATAA
- the frr gene encoding ribosome recycling factor: protein MDKEAYKPTEERMKKTIAVLKSELAGLRAGRANPALLDKISVDYYGVPTPINQLGSINVPEARVIVIQPWDIKVLKDIEKAIQKSDLGINPINDGKVIRLVFPVLTEERRKELTKIVKKHGEDSKVAIRSIRRDAIEQFKSMKKKSEISEDDLKVAEKDIQNLTDKYIAEIDKIVEAKEKEIMEV, encoded by the coding sequence ATGGATAAGGAAGCTTACAAACCTACTGAAGAAAGAATGAAAAAGACTATTGCTGTATTAAAATCAGAACTTGCAGGTTTAAGGGCAGGTAGGGCTAATCCTGCTTTATTGGACAAAATCAGTGTAGACTATTATGGTGTACCAACTCCCATTAATCAGCTGGGTAGCATTAATGTACCTGAAGCAAGAGTAATAGTAATTCAGCCATGGGATATAAAAGTATTAAAGGATATTGAAAAAGCGATACAAAAGTCTGATTTAGGTATTAATCCCATTAATGATGGTAAAGTTATAAGATTGGTTTTCCCGGTTCTAACTGAGGAAAGAAGGAAAGAATTAACTAAAATTGTAAAAAAGCATGGTGAGGATTCAAAAGTTGCAATTAGATCAATAAGAAGAGATGCAATTGAGCAATTTAAGTCCATGAAAAAGAAAAGCGAGATTAGTGAAGATGATTTGAAGGTTGCTGAGAAAGATATCCAGAACCTGACTGACAAATACATTGCTGAAATAGATAAAATAGTAGAAGCAAAAGAAAAAGAAATTATGGAAGTTTAG